The sequence acgaatcatcatcatcagcaacctgtcgcctcaaaatgagaagggttcacaGTCCATCTCGCTAGCctagtgcagattagcagacttcgtACATtggtgagaacattatgaagaattctcaagcatgaaggtttcctcgcgaagttttccttcactgtttaacggtgaagaaagtgatatttaattgcttaaaacacacctaactcctaaaagttagaagtgcgtgcccgggttcgatccccggaCCTCCTGGACAGGAGGCCAACGGAGGATTGGAATAAAGGCTATCAACGGAATGAAAGAATAatcgaaatatttttttccttaGAGCTTTAAAAGAGTCGGGCTACGAATCCGACTCGACGCTAATCTTCCGACGTCGAGAAGACACAGAGGCGCCACTGTCGCCGGCGGAGCGACGCGCGGCCTACAGGGACCTGCAAGCGGGCGGCGAACCACCCATCAGGGGGTTCCGCTCCCCAGCCCCACCTAGACAaggtatttattttgctttgcgAAAAAGTAGgcttttgttgttttttaatcCCCTCTTTTCAATGTTCGCTAACAGCGATCACGCGCTCATCCGAtacgaatccgtgaaaatatggatataagaaatatctacgacataatattatgtcataagctgccatacaaaacaaaaaggaacgtattttcacggactcggattggatgagtgcgtaaccgccgtaacggTTCAATGATGAAGTTAGTTTTGGAAACAAAGTTTCTTAAGGACGTTTGGGACTAAATTGGGACCTAAATGACAAAACGTGGAACAAACGAACGCGTTTCCTACGACATTTCAcggctttttaattaattaatgcaataataataaattagaataatctaatatttttttgttgtttctgttattttattgtttggtgttttttttaatataataaaaatgagaaaagtaaataaatgaaagtAGAATTTTAATTCGAATAATAAGATAGAGCAGGTGTTTTTATTACGTCCATATTATgccgttatattttatttgagtaAGCCGTAATtcaaatattaggtaccttcttagtaaaaaataacttgaattagatgattatattaattttattggcattattaattatttggtGAAGATGTATACTTAGTGGGTAGTTAGAGTAATGCGTACTTTAAAATAACAGTGTACTAAGCTGAGCTGATATTACCTAAAGCATGAATTTGTTATTGGTGATGGTTTATTTCTACGATTTAATAATACCGCTTAAATGAGCAAACTTactttaaaattgataaaaagtaAACAGAAGTCAAGGTCAATGCATCAGCCTATGTGTAACTGATGTTATTTACCGATTCCACCATAGTCAAACAAGGTCACAATATAATGACAATGTACAATAGCTCTCTACCCACGATCACgttagttattattatcaatcacATCAGGTAAGTCTTTACTATATTCTGTTATGCATGGctctcaataataataatatcaataaccTTGGTGCTGGGTCGGAGAAAACGACTGCGAAAAAAGGTAAAAGGCCACTTGCATGCGTACAGTAGACTCCAAAATTAAACAAACACTTTGAATAGAACTTTAAAATTTACCCACAGTACTTTTATGCAACACGTTTTTTACACGTATAATAGACATCAAAGCTTTACACTAGTTTATTTACAACAGGAGCACAATCACGTTTTACTTACGTCTAACGAAACGTCAGAGGATTTGATGAAAAAAACCACGATTGGAATTCCACAGACGAATCAGAAATCGAATATATTCCGATATCCTCAACTCTTACGAAAATAAGAGTACATAAAAAATCGCCGCAGATGCACGAAGTGATATGCTATCCTGTAACGAGCATTTTGAAAGATCATGAAGACGAAGAGTATTCAAATTATAGAAGCAGAATGACTGAATATCCACCGATTCCACCTAGAAGAATATCTTCTAAAAATAGTCGAACACTACAGTTAGTAACATCTGCCAGGCCTTCATCCCCGTCACCCAAACGAGTTACCCTGGAAAAATCGAATGTTGaatatcttaaaaataaaatttctaataAATTGAGCAGAGAGAACactcatataataataaaaaagaatacaaGTCCAAAAAGAATTATATCAACATCAGCACCACCAGCTTTAAATAGACATAAAATGGCAAACGCTGCAGCAATTATGAAgcaaaaaactttaaataacaacaaaaatattgGAACTAGTAGTTTCAGCACGCCTAGGAGAACAATTTTACCCATAAATTATCCTAATACTGGACGCAGGTATGGCGAAACTTCTTCTGTAGTATTAGAAGGTGGTGCAGGTCGAAAAACCCCCATAACAAGTATATTAGATAAAATTACTCCACTAGATAAACTTTGGAGTTCGCAAAAGAGAAATGAACGTATCGatctttctaaaataaaacctaAAAGTATGATAAAACATGGCGATACATCGTCAAGGAGTTCTGTATTAAAATACACGAATTCCAAAACTGTAGTACCAATTGTGACTCATAAAAGTAGAGATATGATAAGAACTTCAGAAAAAATTCAAAGaatgaaaatttcaaaccttCAAGCAAAATCTACGCCATGCTTGATGAAAACAGATTCTACGAGTAAGTGTAAAAAGTCTAATCCCTTACAAGTAATGTCTAATATGTCTAAGTCATCTTCACAAATAGCACCAATTCCACAAAAGTCCAACCAAGTGAAAACGGCTATGGTGACGaaccttaaaaagaaaaagtccTTAGAAACTATTATACTAAGACCTCAAAGCTTACCATGCCATGATCCACCtggcaaaaaaataaaagaattgaataaaagtgttaaaaaaagtcaaaaaaataaaaatacaaataaaaagagTCAGAAAGATAATATGCCCAACGATTCAGAAAGTGCCAGTCAATTCGGagatgtttttaaaaagaaaaattctaAAGATATTATGAAAGCTCATGATGCTGTTGTTTCAAACTCCTTTTTTCAACATTTATTCTTAGGAAAGCTTCCTATTTCAGCTTATAGCTTGAAACATCCAGAACAAGATTCAACAAGCTCAGTACTCCAAAAGGCAAAAATGTTTCAGTCCTTGCCAGAAACTAGTTTAAGCTATCCAAATTCTTTGAATACTTATTTGATTCACCGAAAACCAGTCTCTCTTTCGCGATTTAAAATGTGGGACAGACAACCAATACCTATACATGTTGAAAATTCTAGATCAATTTCATGGCCTGGTAAAATGGATGGCAAAATTCGTAAATTTGACAGTTTATCAAAATACCAAAGTGAATTTGGATCAACATCATCTTTAGCGACAGTGAGAAGTAGAAGTGAACCACCAGCTAATAAGCTATATTTTTCACAAACTTCTCGACCAGTATCGCCAAGTATAATATTTCACAAGAAGCCAGAGGTATTAATACGAGGATCATCACCAGTTAAACTTGCATCTGCAAACAAATTTGTTTTTCTTCAACAatcaccaaaaaaattaaaatcatcatcTGCCACGGAGAAGCATATggattcaaaatttaaaacagTTTCACCTACACGAATTATTTTTTCTGAATCAGTGCGATCAATTTCTCCATCAGAAATAAGTGATATTTATGACTTACCCCATAAAAGTATGCCAAACAAAAATCAAGGTAGAATATTTTTTACCCAAACTTCAAGACCCATATCACccaaatttataaataaaccaTCTGCTAGTAGAAGCCAGTCAACATCTCCAGTTTCAACCCGATCCCCTTCATATCGTCGTATACATAACGCTAGAACTCAAACAAAGCTTGAAACAATTAAGAAAGAGTTCCGAACTCGAAGTGCTGATACCGttgaaaaatatgataaaaaaaataaaataccttctAGAGCTATTAGTGAATCTAACATATACGAAAATGATCCTGATTACGATGAATACATTCGGGATTCAAAAAGTTTAAAAGGAAGATCGGAAAGGTTTCGGGAACTTAATCGTTACTATACATATTTGGAAAGAGTTGCTGAACTAGAAAAAACTACGTCTAGCCGAAATCTTTGCCAAAGAAAAAAAGACGAAGAGATAATTGATTTTGACCGTTGGAAAAAAATTCGTACAATAGAAAGAGCAGAAGAGgaacttaataatttatattcaaaACTTAAGAAAGCACAAAATGAAAACGACATACTTTTTTATCCCCGAGATGTTAATGACTTCAGATGGGATTACAGTAGAGAAAGAGGACTAAGGGTAAAAGAAAAATCTGTAGAAGATTTAAAGGAAGAGTTGCAACAAAAAACTTCTGAAATAGACCGTTCCCAATGTAATGATACGTACAAACCTTTTTGGCGTGGTACAAGTGTCGCTGAAACAGCTTATaccattaataaaaaaaatgaagttAAGAGCAATGAATCTTTTAAAACCGATAACCCTAGAACTAGTCCGCAAGCAGATTCCTTAACAGATTTGCGAAAAAAAATTGGCCTTGGAAATCGTTTATGGAGCAGTCTATCAATGGAACAAGTCAATGCGCTTAAAAATCAACTTAACGCCATATATAGTAAAGAATTTGAATCTAAGGCAaacaaagaaaatgaaaaatataccattGACGTAAAAGAtgcaaaaacaaataaaaatcccaTGCTTCATGTTCGCTGCAGTTCTTTAGTAACGCCTAGGTCAAAAGATATTGAATCCGAACTAagtaaatcaaaatctattgcAGCTATAAGTTATCCATTAGCATCTGAAaaggaattaaaaaataatgttaataAAATGCAAATGTCTCTTAGtgaaaatgaaaagaaaaggaTTTCACAATCTCTTAGTAAGGAAGTCTTAAATCGAATCCATAAATTTGAAACAGCAGCTCTTAATCAGGAATTTGTTAACCCCGTAGTTAATATGGACACTAGAGTAAaacaaaagaaagaagaagaaaacacagatgtaaatattcaaaaatattcTGAAATAAATGTAACTCGTAcctttgatgaaaaaaataggCAGGTCGTTTGTCCTGCGCAAATTCCTGAAATTTCAAACCAATCATCGGCTAGTGAAACTGAAACTGGAAGTTCAGATATATCTGGCAAGACAGTCATATACAACGAACCTAAAAAAGAAGTACAAAAGAAAGTAGAATATTTTGAATCAGTTAAAAACGAAATCCATCAACCAAAGAATATATATCACGCTAGAGATAATTCTGATGAGCAAAAGGTTACTCCGAAACTCACTGATATGAAAGATGGAAATGTACAAAATAATCAAATATTTCAATCTCAATCATGTACAAATATCAAAGAATTTTTCGGGGAAAGCgaaagaaataaatttttatcccTTCCTTCGAAGCATGACCTAAATTCAAGATCGCCATCGCCTCGTTCAGAAGTATATCTTAGCGATCGAAGAACGCCTGACACGCTACGGTTTTCCAGTGACGAGACAATCTGGCGTAGTCGAAGCCCGTCGCCCGATCCGGAGCGTTACTGGCGTACTTACCTTAAACTGGCACGAGAAGGGGAAGTGCGCCGCCTTGCACGACGCTTTGATTCACCCTCTGCAGCCGGCGCGGTATTGCGACGGTACCGAAGCGATCCAGAAATTATTCGAAACGACATAAATAACATTTGGCCCTTGGCTGAAAGGGCCACACGCCGTGGAAAATGTAGAGCCTTATTACCAGTGGCACGCATGCCACTACGGCCCAGTAATCGTTTTATGCCACATATCGACGTTATATCAAAACTGGCTGCGCTTCGCAAACGTAATACCACAAGATCTCATTCTGCAGAAGAAGCGTTAGAATGTCGACCCGGAGAAGTAGAACGCATTCGGCGCAGATTTGAAGCGATGTCTCTACTTGGTCAGATTTACGCATCCACTCCGGACGTGAACGATCTTCACGATATAGAGTCGTACTTAGTGGGACCATGGATTGCACATCGATACCCGAAACCGGAAGATAATTATAGATCAATAGCTGATACGACTACTTTAGTTCGCGGACGCACAGCTGATAAAAGAGAAAATATCAAAACAGCGAAAAGAGAATCTGTTAAACTTAATTCTATTCTTAAAAACGAATCATTAGCAAAGCAAGCCTTCAATCCTTTGGCTCATCGCCCGGCCAGCCGCTATGAGCCCCCTCGCACGCCACCCCGGCCTCCGCCGGCGTCGTGGCCCCACCGTCTGGCGACCTATATCACGCCATCGCGACACACGGTAACATTTCAAggttaatatatttttcaattttttttatgtttagtCTTGGAGCTAAGTACTTATTATGCTTTCTTAGAAAAGATTGATTGAAAATcgttaagtttaattttatttttttaccgtccaagagcgagtcagactcgcgcaccgagggatccgtactacagtcgtattttttcgacattttgtacgataaatcaaaaacttttatgcgtaaaaatattatataaaattaaaaatctgtttagaatctacagtaaagccctttcatatgataccccacttagtatagtaatcttcttgaacacattttaattttttttgtgataatataATCACAactggttttcggattttttcctctacttgtgctatgagacctacctatctgccaaatttcataattctaggtcaacgggaagtattctgtaggttttcttgacagactgacagacagacagtcggatagacggacagacagtaagacaacgaagtgatccgacaagggttccgttttgaggtacggaaccctaaaaaccaaataaataaataaataaatatgttcttTATTATAACGGCTATCAATCTATCTTTTTTTCGTTAGTGCACACATTTAGTTCTTTTAGTTCCTTACCTTCTTGTTTTTATTGTATCCTGGTAGAGAGTGACACCGCGCCAGAACCACCACGACGGGCATCTCACGGCAGCTTTTCAGATGCAGGCAAGTATCTCTCAATCATATTATTTATGTGGCTATTTGTTTATGTTTGTTATTAAAACTAGTAGTTGTTAAGTATAAAAACTACCTGCCCTGCGAAAGTCAAAGCATTTTTAAATGCGTGCTGGCTGCTGCCCTTTGATGTTTCGGTAAAGGTCATAACGAAAGGTTCTTTAACTGGTTGCGAATCAATCGACTTGagtttaataagtacctatacctacctataaaattttaatcagATTAAAGAGTTCCCTAAAATGACCAAAATAATAGATACCTGTTTCATATTTGGTATTTCCGCTTATAAACATTATAGTCAATTATAATAACTAACAAAATACTTTGCGTGAGAGCTAGTACCTTTGTGGCTACTACATCTATATCATCAGAGcttataaaaaagaaacaatagtCTTTGTTGAAAACAATTGGAACTTTATTTATCTAACAACCGCGTCGAAAACGTACGTGATATTTGCCAAAGTGAATTCAATATACGAATTGCGTATTTATActtataaactttttatttgtGATTTTAAAGGTCGGCGAGATATTTACGTCATATAATTTGACTGAGCCGAAACCAGTCTGAGCAGTTTTTATCCGATTGTAAATAGTATCTT is a genomic window of Maniola hyperantus chromosome 12, iAphHyp1.2, whole genome shotgun sequence containing:
- the LOC138403090 gene encoding kinesin-related protein 4-like; protein product: MHEVICYPVTSILKDHEDEEYSNYRSRMTEYPPIPPRRISSKNSRTLQLVTSARPSSPSPKRVTLEKSNVEYLKNKISNKLSRENTHIIIKKNTSPKRIISTSAPPALNRHKMANAAAIMKQKTLNNNKNIGTSSFSTPRRTILPINYPNTGRRYGETSSVVLEGGAGRKTPITSILDKITPLDKLWSSQKRNERIDLSKIKPKSMIKHGDTSSRSSVLKYTNSKTVVPIVTHKSRDMIRTSEKIQRMKISNLQAKSTPCLMKTDSTSKCKKSNPLQVMSNMSKSSSQIAPIPQKSNQVKTAMVTNLKKKKSLETIILRPQSLPCHDPPGKKIKELNKSVKKSQKNKNTNKKSQKDNMPNDSESASQFGDVFKKKNSKDIMKAHDAVVSNSFFQHLFLGKLPISAYSLKHPEQDSTSSVLQKAKMFQSLPETSLSYPNSLNTYLIHRKPVSLSRFKMWDRQPIPIHVENSRSISWPGKMDGKIRKFDSLSKYQSEFGSTSSLATVRSRSEPPANKLYFSQTSRPVSPSIIFHKKPEVLIRGSSPVKLASANKFVFLQQSPKKLKSSSATEKHMDSKFKTVSPTRIIFSESVRSISPSEISDIYDLPHKSMPNKNQGRIFFTQTSRPISPKFINKPSASRSQSTSPVSTRSPSYRRIHNARTQTKLETIKKEFRTRSADTVEKYDKKNKIPSRAISESNIYENDPDYDEYIRDSKSLKGRSERFRELNRYYTYLERVAELEKTTSSRNLCQRKKDEEIIDFDRWKKIRTIERAEEELNNLYSKLKKAQNENDILFYPRDVNDFRWDYSRERGLRVKEKSVEDLKEELQQKTSEIDRSQCNDTYKPFWRGTSVAETAYTINKKNEVKSNESFKTDNPRTSPQADSLTDLRKKIGLGNRLWSSLSMEQVNALKNQLNAIYSKEFESKANKENEKYTIDVKDAKTNKNPMLHVRCSSLVTPRSKDIESELSKSKSIAAISYPLASEKELKNNVNKMQMSLSENEKKRISQSLSKEVLNRIHKFETAALNQEFVNPVVNMDTRVKQKKEEENTDVNIQKYSEINVTRTFDEKNRQVVCPAQIPEISNQSSASETETGSSDISGKTVIYNEPKKEVQKKVEYFESVKNEIHQPKNIYHARDNSDEQKVTPKLTDMKDGNVQNNQIFQSQSCTNIKEFFGESERNKFLSLPSKHDLNSRSPSPRSEVYLSDRRTPDTLRFSSDETIWRSRSPSPDPERYWRTYLKLAREGEVRRLARRFDSPSAAGAVLRRYRSDPEIIRNDINNIWPLAERATRRGKCRALLPVARMPLRPSNRFMPHIDVISKLAALRKRNTTRSHSAEEALECRPGEVERIRRRFEAMSLLGQIYASTPDVNDLHDIESYLVGPWIAHRYPKPEDNYRSIADTTTLVRGRTADKRENIKTAKRESVKLNSILKNESLAKQAFNPLAHRPASRYEPPRTPPRPPPASWPHRLATYITPSRHTVTFQG